One Spodoptera frugiperda isolate SF20-4 chromosome 30, AGI-APGP_CSIRO_Sfru_2.0, whole genome shotgun sequence genomic window carries:
- the LOC118276141 gene encoding WD repeat-containing protein 36 yields the protein MTELSGSRIFTGSRVLGYVSTHVPFVARFIKRRGETLLCTSVGKWFHTYGCDKFRLLSVSGEHPGPITYMSGDSYHVYTASENNIYAWRRGCELKHVYKGHNAPIHLMLPFGIHLISIDEDNVLKIFDIKDESEFLELGFDEQTFKVTTLCHPPTYLNKILLGSQQGQLQIWNVRTSKLVFTFQGWDSAVTVTEPAPAVDVVAVGLANGKIILHNLKFNQSVMEFIHDWGMVSSLSFRLDGVPVMVTGSSAGHIVMWDLEERRVLSQVQSAHYGKISGLKCLMSEPLMVTNSEDNSLKLWIFDMPDGGARLLRRREGHAKPPTMVCHCEPSGNNILAAGSDSSLHIMNTVSETFNKSLGKASHSRKASKKKKRLQFDTLVLPPITKISSCMQRDKQWDSIASLHRGFFVATTWSYNKMRMGDHKLKPPEMDKGVVATCLTVTHCGNFVIIGYSNGQVHKFNMQSGIHRGCYGKDKKLAHKGALRGVETDLCNQRVITVGADDKLKLWHFKRTKTTPYHVMRLEESVSSTKCHRDSGLLALANEDFSITLIDIDTMNIVRKFDGHDGRITDIEFDTQSRWLISSSMDCTICTWDIPSAKLVDIFSVEKPCTSLSMSPTGDFLATTHVGEVGVFLWANRLLYERIFLKPIDKKEVRVPKLRLPSTAPEKPEIDDLGRIDLGEEPEYISPIQISEELITLSDQPTSRWLNLLHLDIVKKRNKPKTPFTVPKSAPFFLPTIPSLELEFDLEKDKDGNKETKLLMPDSLSTLTAFAKKLIVCETVENYEKCIEKLKTLPPAAIEAEVTSMAPDAGGNIDVMKQFLKMLDVMLKSNRDFELAQSYLSLFLKMHTKIISQNEDMRDSLESVEESATKAWAKLQNELLYNICVVKALKDM from the exons ATGACGGAGCTTTCAGGAAGCCGGATATTCACCGGCTCCAGGGTTTTAGGTTATGTCAGTACACATGTGCCATTTGTGGCtagatttattaaaagaagAGGAGAAACACTGCTATGTACGAGTGTGGGAAAGTGGTTTCATACTTATGGATGTGATAAGTTTCGTTTACTGAGCGTCAGTGGTGAGCATCCAGGTCCAATCACGTATATGAGTGGAGACAGTTACCACGTCTATACAGCGagtgaaaataacatttatgcGTGGCGACGAGGTTGTGAGCTTAAACACGTATACAAAGGCCACAATGCACCTATACACTTGATGCTACCATTTGGTATTCATCTTATATCCATAGATGAAGACAATGTactcaaaatatttgatatcaaAGATGAATCTGAGTTCCTTGAGCTTGGTTTTGACGAGCAAACTTTCAAAGTGACTACTCTATGTCATCCTCCAACATATTTGAACAAGATACTGCTGGGAAGTCAACAAGGGCAGTTGCAGATATGGAATGTCCGTACATCCAAGTTGGTGTTTACTTTCCAAGGATGGGACTCAGCGGTGACCGTTACAGAGCCAGCTCCGGCTGTAGATGTGGTGGCAGTGGGCTTGGCCAATGGAAAGATAATCCTACACAACTTAAAGTTCAACCAGTCAGTAATGGAGTTTATTCATGATTGGGGAATGGTCAGTTCATTATCCTTTAGGCTTGACGGGGTCCCTGTTATGGTAACTGGTAGTTCCGCTGGTCACATAGTAATGTGGGATTTGGAAGAGAGAAGAGTGTTATCTCAAGTACAATCTGCTCATTATGGCAAAATATCAGGGTTGAAGTGTTTGATGTCTGAACCTTTGATGGTGACAAATTCTGAAGACAATTCATTGAAGCTGTGGATATTTGACATGCCTGATGGTGGTGCCAGGCTTTTGAGGAGAAG GGAAGGGCATGCAAAACCACCCACCATGGTGTGTCACTGTGAGCCAAGTGGTAACAACATCCTCGCTGCTGGCAGCGACAGTAGCCTCCACATCATGAACACAGTGTCAGAAACATTCAACAAAAGTCTTGGAAAAGCATCACATAGCAGAAAGGCTTCGAAGAAGAAAA AGAGATTGCAATTTGACACTTTAGTACTACCACCAATTACTAAGATCAGTTCTTGTATGCAAAGAGACAAGCAGTGGGACAGTATAGCCTCTCTCCACCGAGGGTTCTTTGTGGCTACGACATGGTCTTACAATAAAATGCGAATGGGAGACCATAAGCTGAAGCCCCCAGAAATGGACAAAGGAGTTGTAGCGACTTGTTTAACTGTTACACACTGCGGTAACTTTGTTATTATTG GCTACTCCAATGGTCAAGTTCACAAATTCAACATGCAATCTGGTATACACCGTGGCTGCTATGGTAAAGACAAGAAGTTGGCTCATAAGGGTGCTCTCAGAGGTGTTGAAACAGATCTTTGCAACCAGAGGGTGATCACTGTTGGAGCTGATGACAAACTAAAGCTGTGGCACTTTAAACGAA CAAAAACAACCCCTTACCACGTAATGAGGTTAGAAGAATCTGTGTCTAGCACAAAATGCCACCGAGACAGCGGTTTATTAGCTCTGGCAAACGAAGACTTTTCCATTACCCTTATTGATATTGACACCATGAATATTGTAAGGAAGTTCGACGGCCACGACGGAAGGATAACCGATATCGAATTTGATACTCAAAGCCG ttggcTGATCAGCTCATCAATGGATTGCACCATTTGTACCTGGGATATACCAAGTGCTAAATTAGTGGATATATTTTCG GTTGAAAAGCCATGTACTTCGCTCAGTATGTCTCCTACTGGAGATTTCTTAGCAACGACCCACGTGGGAGAAGTCGGTGTCTTCCTATGGGCCAACAGATTGTTGTACGAGAGAATATTCCTCAAACCGATAGACAAGAAAGAAGTTCGTGTGCctaaattaa GATTACCAAGCACAGCTCCAGAGAAACCCGAAATAGACGACTTAGGAAGAATAGACTTGGGCGAAGAACCAGAATATATATCTCCAATACAAATTAGCGAAGAACTTATAACGTTATCAGACCAGCCTACTTCTAGATGGTTGAATTTATTACATCTTGATATCGTTAAGAAGAGGAATAAGCCTAAAACTCCCTTCACAGTCCCAAAATCAGCACCGTTCTTCTTACCGACCATACCGAGTCTCGAGCTAGAGTTCGACCTAGAGAAAGACAAGGACGGAAACAAAGAGACCAAGTTGTTAATGCCCGATTCTTTATCAACACTGACGGCATTCGCAAAGAAATTAATCGTTTGCGAGACAGTCGAGAATTACGAGAAGTGTATAGAGAAATTGAAAACGCTGCCGCCCGCGGCCATCGAGGCAGAAGTGACAAGTATGGCGCCCGACGCTGGCGGCaatattgacgttatgaaacaATTCCTCAAAATGTTAGACGTCATGTTAAAAAGTAATAGAGATTTTGAATTAGCTCAATCATATTTGAGCTTGTTCCTGAAGATGCACACGAAAATTATTTCGCAGAACGAGGATATGCGAGATTCCTTGGAATCAGTTGAAGAATCCGCGACCAAGGCGTGGGCTAAACtacaaaatgaattattgtaTAACATATGTGTTGTAAAGGCGTTGAAAgatatgtaa